The following is a genomic window from Methylomarinum vadi.
TGCAGGAATGCTTGCTTTATGGCGTCAAAGGGCTAGGCTCCTTGGCCGTGCACGCACAGGAGATGAACGTCGAAGAGACGGAACAATACCGCTTCATGCATCAGGTGCTGAACTTCACGCTGGCGCTGAACAATTCGCTGGAAGACGTGATGCAAATGCTATTGCGCTGCGGCGAACTTGGCCTCGCGGCGATGGGGCGACTAAACCAGGCCAATAGCGACCGATTCGGCGACCCGGAGCCGACCACGGTTTATCTGGACACCTGGGACAGGCCCGGCATTCTAGTCTCCGGCCACGATCTGCACGACATAGAAGACCTATTGGAGCAGACCGCCGGCACCGGCGTCGACGTCTATACCCACGGCGAAGCGATCGCCGCCCACGCCTATCCGGCGCTGAAGAAATATTTCAATCTGGTCGCCAACTACGGCAACGCCTGGCAAGACCAGAAAACCGAATTCCCCAAATTCAACGGCCCGATTCTGGTCACGACCAACAGCATCCAGCAGCCGAAAAAAACCTATCAGGACAAGTTGTTCAGCACCGGTATGGTCGGCTGGCCCGACGTCACTCATATCCCGGACCGCAAACCAGGACAACGCAAAGACTTCAGCGCGCTGATCGAACTGGCCAAACAAAGCGAACCGCCGACACCATTGGCCGACGGCACGACCACCACCGGCTACGGCATCAAGTCGCTCTGCGCGCTGAGCGACTCTATCGCCGAGGCGATCAAGGCGGAAAAAATCAAACGCATCATCGTTCTGGCCGGCTGCGACGGCCGCCATAAGGAACGCCGCTATTACAGCGAACTGGCCGATTCGTTGCCGGAAGACGCGCTCATCGTCACAGCCGGCGACACCAAGTACCGCTTCCACCAGAAAGATTTTGGCCGCATCGGCGATATTCCGCGCTTTCTCGACGCCGGCCAAAGCAACGACTTCCATGGCATCATCGTATTCCTGCAACAACTGCAGCAAAAACTCGATTCAAGCGAACTGCAGCACCTGCCGGTCTCGTTCAACATCGCCTGGTACGAACAAAAAACCATCCTGATGATGCTGGCGCTGTTCGCGTTGAATTTCAAGAACGTCCGGGTCGGCCCGACCCTGCCGCCGTTCTTCACGCCGAAAATATTGGAAATGTTGGGCGATAACTACGGCTTGAAGGGCATCGATAGCGCCGAAAACGATGTCGCGGCGATGATGGCCGGAGAATAAGCAACGCCATGACGCAACCGTCCGTAGCGGATCAAATCGACGCGCTGTTGCCGCAAACGCAATGCACAAAATGCGGTTATACCGGCTGCCACCCCTACGCGGAGGCGATCGCCGTTGGCGAGGCGGACATCAACCAGTGCCCCCCTGGCGGTGCGGCCGGCATCGCAAAACTGGCTGAACTATTGGGCATCGAGCCGAAGCCGTTAAACCCGGACTATGGCACGGAACAGCCGCGCAAAGTGGCCGTCATTATCGAGCAGGACTGTATCGGTTGCACCAAATGCCTGCCACCTTGCCCGGTCGATGCTATTCTCGGCGCCAACAAGCACATGCACACCGTCATCGAAGCCGAGTGCACCGGTTGCGAACTGTGCATCGCCCCTTGTCCGGTCAATTGCATCGTCATGCAGGAGCCGCTGCATCCCTTCAATTGGGACCGGCAAGCCGCGGACCATGCCCGCAGGCGCCATCAAGCCAAGCAACTGCGCCTGGCAAAACAGGAACAGGAAAAAGCCGAACGCCTGCGGCGGCAGAAGGAGATGTTGGCTAAACTGAAAACCAAAAATCGCGATTAAGCGTCATTTGCTCGCGTAGATTCCTGATCGGATTCCCGCAGAGTATGGGAAGCGTATGAAAGGAAGCGAGCGTGATCAAAGCAACGACCGACATCGAGCTTGGAGAAATTTATTGCGTCGAACATTTCATGCGTACGATTACGCTGCGCTAATCGTACCTATGGTCGTCAAAATGCCGAAACATGATCGGTAAGTTATTTGGTTTCCGAAGGCTCGCTACTCATTTGCTCGCGCAAGCGTTGATAGTAACCATGCCGGTAGTCGTTGAGTAATTGGCTGGTTTTAACCTGATCGACTCCGCTATCGGTCAAGGCCAGCTCCGCCAGACGCAGGCTGGCTTCCAGCGTCTCCGACACCGCCGTATTGGCGCCATGGCTCAACAAGGTTTCGCAATGGCTGCGGCTGCGCCCCCGGGCGTGTATCGGCAAATTCGGATAATTTTGCCGGATCACGGTAACCAGGTTTTCGGCGTGCTCTCTGTTGTCCAACGCTACGATCAGCATACTGGCGCGATCCGCGCCGGCCGCTTTCAAGACTTTCAATTTACTGGCATCGCCGAAAAAAACCGGAAAACCGTTCAGCCGGCCTTCGGTCACCATTTGTTGATTGTAGTCCAGCGCGATATATGACAATTGCGCGTTTTCCATGATCGAGGCGATACGTTTCCCGACGCGGCCGAACCCAGCCAAAATGATGTGGTTTTGCCGGTTTTCGGCGATATTTAGCAAGGGATGATCCGGATGTTTATTGACTTCCAGATACCAGCTCAATTTGTCGCCCAATTTGACCAGTAACGGCGTCAGGATCATGCTGAGAATGATCATCAGCGACAAGATCTGCACCCTAGGCTCGATCAGGACGCCGGAAACCAGCGCCAGGCCGAACAAAACGAATCCGAACTCGCCGGATTGCGATAATAAAAACGCCACTCTCAGGCTAACGAGGTTGCTTAATTTACTGACCCTGCAGAGCAACCAGATCACACCGATTTTGATCAAGATCAACAAGACAACCAGGCCTGCGATCAGTGCGAAATTACCCAGCAATACGCCTACATTCAGGCTCATGCCGACCGACATGAAGAACAGGCCTAATAAAATCCCGCGGAAAGGCTGAATATCGGCCTCGATCTGATGGCGATAATGCGATTCGGCTAGCATCAACCCAGCCAGAAAGGCCCCTAAGGCCATCGACAATCCAGCGATTTCCATCAATTTTCCCGCCCCCAGCACCAACAACACGGCGGCAGCGATAAAAACCTCCGAATTTTGGCTGGCGGCCACTCGGTCGAGAAAGGGGTTTAGCAGATAGCGTCCTGCAATGACAACCAAGGCCACCCCCAATATTGCATTGACCGTGGCGCGTCCGATACTGTCGAAGAGCTCCGCCCCTCCCCCCAGTAACGAAACCATGACCAATAACGGCAACACGGCCAGATCCTGCATCAGCAGCACCGAAAAAGCCGTACGACCGGTGACGCTGGTCAATTCGGCTTTTTCCGACAGAATCTGCAAACCGAAGGCGGTCGATGACAAAGCCAGGCCCATGCCGGCAATCAGCGCCGATCTCAGGGGTAAATCAAGATATAGCCCCGCCAGCGTCAGCAATCCACCGGTCACAAAAATCTGGGCCATTCCCAAGCCGAAAACCCAACGCCGCATGACCCAAAGACGGGCCGGTTTCATCTCTATTCCGATCAGGAACAGTAAAAAAATAACGCCGAATTCGGCAAAATGATAAATATCGTCGACATTATCGATAATCGCCAGTGCCGACGGGCCGAGCACGATGCCGGCAAACAGATATCCCAATACCGAGCCGAGACCGAGATGGTGGAACACTGGCACCGCAATCACCGCAGCGGACAGCAGGGCGAAAATATCAATAAAAACTTGACCGTCGGCGTGCATTATCCAAGGTTCCAATGGTTGAACGAATTTTCATGGTAACGCCAAACCGGTTCCGTTGATAGCACTTCATGGCGAACGATACCGTGACATGAGCAGGGGAATGGCGGTAGATTATACTGTTTGATCGTTCCGACACTCTAAGCGTGAACTTGGGCTTGGACTGCTCTGAAGCAAAGGACGCGGAAACTCCTCGGTAGGGTTCCCATGCGGAACATAGGAACCCTAAGTGTTTACACCCATGCTCCCGACAGCCTAAATCGCCCCGAGGGTATGCGGGGAAACTGCAGACCGGCGGTTACAATAAAAATACCGTCGCCAGTCCCAAAAAGGCCATGAAGCCAATCACATCGGTCACGGTCGTTAACAGCACACCGCCGGCCAATGCCGGATCGATACCCATTTTGTCCAGTATGACCGGGATACTGGCGCCTGCCAATGCCGCGCACACCAGGTTGATGATCATCGCGGCGCCCAACAGCAAGCCCAGACTGACACTCTGGAACCATACTCCGCCAATCAGTGCGACAATAAAGGCCCATAGCATACCGTTGACGGCGCCGACCGCCATTTCCTTGATTAACAGGCGCCCGGCATTGGCGCTGCTGATCTGGCGCAACGCCAGGCCTCGCACGGCCAGCGTCAGCGTCTGGCTACCGGCGATCCCGCCCATGCTGGCAACGATCGGCATCAATACCGCCAACGCCACGATCTCGGCCAAAGTCGCCTCGAACAAGCCGATCACCCAGGAGGCCAGGAAAGCCGTGAATAAGTTGATGCCGAGCCAGACCGCCCGGCGCTTGGCGCTCACCATGACCGGCGCGAACATGTCTTGCTCCTCATCCAGCCCGGCCATGCTCATGATCGAGTGATCGGCTTCCTCGCGGATAATGCCGACTACGTCATCGATCGTGATCCGTCCCATCAAACGGCCGTTTTCGGTCACCACCGGCGCCGACAACATGTCTCGTTGCTCGAACATGATGGCGACATCGTGGGCGGGCATTTGATAAGGAATACTGGTGGCGTTCTTGTCCATCACATCCGCAACCTTGGTATGGCCGTCGTGAGTCAGCAGGGCATTCAGCGACAGCACACCTTGGAAATGATCGGTTCTGTCGACGACGATCAAACTGTCGGTCGCCGGCGGCATATTGCCGCGCTGGCGCAAATAACGTAACACCACATCCAGCGTGACGTCGGCGCGAATAGTCAACACATCCAAAGACATCAAACCGCCGGCGGAATGGTCGTCATAGGCCAACGCCGATTCCAAGCGATTGCGTTGGTGCACGCCGATGGATTCCATGACCTGCGACAACAGCGGTTCCGGTAACACATGCAACAAGTCGACCATATCATCCGATTCCAGGGTGCCCGCCGCCTTGATCAAATCCTTTCGGTCGGTGATCTTAAGCAGTCCTGCCCCGACTTCGGTATGGACCCGCACCAGGATCTCGCCCATGACATTGGGCGGAATCACGGCCCATATTTGGGCTCTCTGTTCCGATTCCAGTGATTCGAGGATATGCGCCGTTTCGGCCGGATAGAGGTTATGGATAAACGTTCTTATTTCGTATTGCGAGCCTTTTTCCAACACGTCCAAGGCGCGATCCAATAGAGTTATTTTCTTTTCTTGCTGTGTTGTTGGCATAATTTTTCGGGTCCTGATTGTTATATGTTTGCATCCACATCATGCCGATACATTGGGTCAATTGGCGACGACATCATCGCTGGCCGAGCAAGCATTGATTACTGCAATTCGCGGTGCCTGACGATAACGTTGTGCGCCGATTGTTGAAAATGCCTGACCAACAAATCGACCAAAAAAACCGAACGGTGCTGGCCGCCGGTGCAACCGATCGCGACCGTCAGGTAACTGCGATTATCCGCTTCGAATCTTGGCGCCCAACGTTCGATGAAGTTTCTGATATCCTGAAAATATTGCTGCACGACTTCTTCAGCCTGCAGAAATTCAATGACCGGCATGTCTTTTCCGGTCAGCCCCCTCAAATCGGCAACCCAGTAGGGATTCGGCAAACTCCGGGCATCGAACATGAAATCGGCTTCCAGTGGTATGCCATGTTTAAATCCGAAGGACAAAAACTGAATCACCATCCTTCGCTGAAGACCTTCTCCCAACTGACTTTTCAGCAAATCTCTCAGTTGATGGTAGTGGGTATGGCTGGTATCGATAATGATATCGGCGCATTTCGCCATCGGCCGCAACATATCCTTCTCCATTCTTAAAGCTTCCTTCAAAGGAATATTAAGATCGGTTAACGGATGTTTACGCCGTGTTTCGCTATAACGCTTAAGCAGTATGTTTTCTTCTGCTTGTAGATAAAGCACATCACATTGGATGCCTTTACTTCTGATATAGTTAAGACTTTCTGAAAAATCAGCCAGTTTTTCGGTCTGGTTTCTGGCATCGATTCCGATCGCGGTTTTGGAACAGATTTTTTTATCGTGCAGCATGACACGGCTGATAAAATCCTTCAATAAGGTAAAAGGAAGATTATCAACACAAAAATAGCCGCAGTCTTCCAGAGTATCCAAGGCGATACTCTTTCCCGAGCCTGACAGTCCGCTGACGATGATGAGTTTCATGGAAGTAAAGCCATAAGGATTGAAGGCAAAAGACTCAAGACAGGAACATCATGGCATTCACTTGAAAAACCACCTTATTCGTGGCCTTTTATCTTTCGCCTTTGTTTTTCCTATCTATGGCTGTTCAGCTTTTCCTTGTGTTTAATGATTTGCCTGTCCAATTTATCGACCATCATGTCGATAGCCGCATACATATCTTCCTGAGTATCTTCAGCAAATAACTTCGCGCCGCTGACCTGGACCGTCGCTTCCGCTTTTTGTTGCAGTTTTTCCACGGTCAAAATCACATGAATGTCGGTCACATTATCGAAATGGCGTTTCAATTTACTGATTTTTTCTTCGACATAATTCCTCAAGGAATCGGTTACGTCTACGTGATGTCCAGTTACACTTACTTGCATGGATTACTCCTAGTTAACAAAATTGTTTTGATAAATAAAACGCCTAAAGAATTCTTTTTCTCTGGCTGGAAGGGGGAATCGACATCGATTCCCGATATTTGGCAATCGTGCGCCGCGCGACATTAATGCCCTTTTCTTTCAATAGCTCGGCTATTTTACTGTCACTCAGCGGTTTCGCCGGTTTTTCACTACTTATTAACTCCTTAATAAAGGCTCGGATCGCAGTCGCCGAACATTCGCCTCCGGCATCGGTCGAGACATGACTGGAGAAAAAGTATTTGAATTCAATTATACCATTGGGCGTATGCATGTATTTCTGCGTGGTCACCCTGGAAATGGTCGATTCGTGCAGCTCCAGCTCCTCGGCAATGTCGCGCAACACCATCGGTTTCATCGCGATCGCGCCATGTTCAAAAAAATCGGTTTGTTTTTCAACAATACTCTTGGCCACCCGGAGCAGGGTGTCGTTTCGGCTATGCAGGCTTTTGATGAACCAGCGCGCTTCCTGCAAATGCTCCTTCATGCTGACATTGTCCTTGCTGTTATCGGCGCGTTTGATCATTCCGGAATAAAGGGGATTGATACGCAATTTCGGCGCGATATCGGGATTCAGGCTTACCACCCATTGGCCTTTGACTTTGCTGACAAAGACATCGGGGACGACGTATTGCGAATCGAAATTTTGCAAGTAAGCGCCCGGCTTCGGATCCATGGTGCGAATCAGCGCGATGATTTGCTTTAATTGATTTTCCGTCACGTCCAGACGCCGCATCAGTTTACTGAGTTCATGCGACGCCAATAAATCCAGGTGATAGCCGACCAATTCCAGTGCTTCTTTTTTAAAGGGGGTATCGTCGGGCAGCTGTTGTAATTGCAATCGCAAACAGTCTCCCAAATCCAACGCGGCGACGCCGACCGGATCGAAATTCTGCACCCGGTGCAACACCGCTTCCACTTCCTCGATATCCAAATCCTCCAGTTGCTCCTGTAACCCTTGAAAAATCTCTTGCAGATCCGTCCCCAAATAACCGTCTTCGTTGATCGAATCGATGATGGCGATGGCGATGGCATGATCCCGTTCGGAAATCGGGCTCATTTCCAGTTGCCACAATAAATGATCCTGTAGCGTTTCCGCTTTGCTACGGAAAGATTCGAACTCGACCGCTTCGCCGGGTTCGCTGCCGGCCGGCAGAGAGGCTTCGTAAACGTCTTCCCAACTGCTGTCCACGGGCAATTCATCGGGGATTTCGGACTGCGAACCTTCGCTGCTAATTTGGTCGCTGATATCGGTTTTACGCTCCTGGCGCTCCTGATCCAGCTGTTCTTCTTCCTCGACCTCGAGCATCATATTCGATTCCAGGGCCTGCTGAATTTCCTGTTGCAAATCCAGCGTCGACAATTGCAGCAATTTGATCGCCTGCTGCAATTGCGGCGTCATGGTCAGATTTTGGCCGATTCGAAGTTGTAATGACTGTTTCATAACTTTCGGACTGTTATAAACTGAAGTTATCGCCCAGATACACTTTACGAACTTCCGGGTTCGCCACCATTTCATCGGCCGTGCCGCGGGCGATAACACCACCGTTATTAAGTATATAAGCGCGGTCACAGATTTCCAATGTCTCCCTGACCTTGTGCTCGGTTATCAATATGCCTATGCCACGATGTTTCAGATGGGCGATAATTTGCTGCAAATCGATCACCGAAATGGGATCGACCCCGGCAAACGGTTCATCCAACAATATGAAACGTGGCTCGGTCGCCAAAGCCCGGGCGATCTCCACCCGCCGTCTTTCCCCTCCGGACAAGCCGATGGCTACCTGATCGCGTAAATGCGTGATGCTGAATTCCTCCAGTAATTCCTCGATCAGCAACTCGGCCTGGCCATCGCTCAAATCGCCCCGTATTTGCAGCACCGCGCGCAGATTATCGGCAACGGTGAGCTTGCGGAATACCGAAGGCTCCTGGGCCAGATAACCGATGCCCAGCCTTGCCCGGCTGTGCATGGGATAATGCGTCACCTGTAAATCGTCGAGATAAATATCGCCGCGGTCCGCCTTGATCAAGCCGACCACCATATAAAAGCTGGTGGTCTTACCGGCGCCGTTCGGCCCGAGCAACCCGACCACTTCGCCGGTATTCACCTCGAAGCTGACGCCGTTGACGACGGAGCGTTTATTGTAATTTTTAACCAGGTTTTCGGCTGCCAAACGGGTCATGGATTTTGCGGCTGTTTCGGTTTGGGTTTGAACACGGAATGCACGCGCTTGGCATCGGATGATTTTTCGCCCGCCTTGATCAATGCATTCCTGCTGTCGTAATGGATCAGATCGCTGGCGGATTTATTGCCGCCCTGCCAAACGACAGCCTCCTTTTTCAAAATCAGCAAATCCTTGCCGGGATAGTATTCACCGATCAACGCCTCTCCCTTGATTTTTTCCTTGCCCTCGGCCGGCAATTGCTCGAATCTGGCCGGCTTGCCGGTCGCCACCAATTTACTGATTTCGCCGTTCTTCAAATAAACGACCAGCTTATCCGAATCCACTCGCAGACTGCCCTGTACCGTCACGACATTGCCGGTATAAACGCTGGTCTGTGCCTTGTCATCGTAGGTCGCGGTATTGGAATCGATATAGATCGGCTGCTCCGAATCGCTTTCCAACGCATGCGCGGCGGAAACGAATGCCAACAAAGCGCAAACAATAGCGCCACGGCCATCTCGCAATAGCATCTCCACCCGTTTTTCAATCTTTGTTTGCATCAATAATCTAGTTAACTTCATAGCGCCCTTTTACCTTCCTCAACAAACGCAAATGGACCGGTTCCACAAACGTGGTTTTCATTCCGATACCGGTTGTTCTGTTAGGCGGGCTAATAATTTCCGCCCATTCGTCGGTTTCGGCGTAATTATCCGGCAATCGAACCCGCATTTGGGAGGTGTTGACCGTCAGCGGACTGACGCCTTTCCCACCTTCCCGGTTGATATGGACCTTGCCGTTCAATTGCAGATTATCGCCGTCTGCCGATAAGATGCCACTTTCTGACTGAATCACCCAGGGCGGGAGACTGTCGTTGTATAAGGTCATGACCGGATGTTGCAAATGGACGGTCCCATCGCCACTATGATGCATCATGCTGTCGGCAATCAAGTCGCTCTTGGGCACGCCGGACTCGTTCATCTCGGTCTTGCTATACCCCTGACTGAAATAATCAGCACCGTTATGCAATACCACCGTGCTTTCCTCATCGCCCTTTTCGCTGAGGTCCGCCAGCCATGCCGATACCACGGCGACCACTCCGACTACTATATATAAGCGATAGGGCTGCCAATTCATGCCAGATAACGCTGCAACACGGCACGAAAACTATCCTGAGCCTGCATAATCAGATCGCAGACCTCCCTGACCGCGCCGAGTCCGCCATTCGTTTCGGTGCACCAATCGGCATGCTGTTTCACGGCAAAATTGGCGTCGTTGACCGCGACGGCAAAACCGACCCGGATCATGATCGGCAAATCCAATAAATCGTCTCCGACATGCGCTGCTTGTCCCGCGCTTACCCCAGTTTTCGCCAGCACTTCGTGAAACGCGGCGATCTTATCTTCGTGCCCTTGGTATACATGCTCGATGCCCAGGTTTTTCATGCGCAATGCCACTGAATTGGATTTACGCCCGGAAATCACCGCCACTTCGACGCCGCTTTGTCTTAACAGTTTGATGCCATGGCCGTCGCGGGCATGAAAACATTTGTATTCCCGCCCCTGATCGTCGAAAAACAAACGGCCGTCGGTCAACACGCCGTCGACATCGAGAATCAGCAATTTGACCTGCTTGGCTTTAGCCAAAATTTGCGGACAGACAAAATTCACTCATTCACCTCATGCACTTAAAATTCTACACAATCCCGGCCCGCAGCAAATCATGCATGTTCAAGGCGCCAATCAATTTTTGCTGTCGATCGACGACCAGCAGCGCATTAATTTTTTTCTGTTGCATGATCTGCATCGCTTCGGCGGCCAGAATGTCATCGCCAATCGTCGTGCAGGATGCGGTCATCACCTCGGTAATGGGGGTACGATGCACATCCAGATTTTTTTCCAGCATCCGGCGCAAATCGCCATCGGTAAAGATCCCGCTCACTCTACTCTCGTCATCGACCACGGCGGTCATTCCCATTTTTTTTCCGGTCATTTCCAACAGGACAGTCGACACTAAGGCACCTTTTCCGACCCTCGGAACTTCCGATCCGCGGTGCATCAGATCGCTGACTCGCATCAATAGACGCTTACCCAAGCTGCCGCCGGGATGCGACAAGGCAAAATCGTCGCGGGTGAAGCCCCGGGTTTGCAACAGCGAAACCGCCAGAGCATCCCCCATCACCAATGCCGCCGTAGTGCTTGCAGTCGGCGCTAGCCCCAAGGGGCAGGCCTCTTGCCGGACAGCGACATTGACATGGGCGCTGGCCAAATTGGCCAGCGTCGATCCGGGATTGCCGGTCATCGCAATCAACGGTACTCCCAGACGCTTGATGATCGGCAGAATCGTCGTAATCTCCTCGGTTTCACCGGAATTGGACAACGCCAGCACCACATCTTGCGCGGTAATCATGCCCAAGTCGCCATGGCCGGCTTCGCCGGGGTGGACGAAAAATGCCGGCGTACCGGTACTGGCCAACGTCGCGGCGACCTTGCCGGCAATATGACCGGATTTACCCATGCCGGTCACCACGACCCGGCCCTTGCAGGCCAGCATCAAATGACAAGCTTTGACAAAATCGGCATCGATTCGTTCGGCCAATGCCTCGACCGCCTCTCTTTCGACATTAATGACGGCCAACGCTAAGGTCATGATATCCTGGTCGTTTTGTTTCATAACATCGCGGTCGCGCTTTGATAAACAATAAATTGATAAGCACAATAAGCCAACAACAATAGCGCGCCTTCCAACCGATTAATCCGGCCCGATTGATTCAATCCGAAGCCCAGCAGAAACAAGATCCCGGTAAAACCCAGCATCACAGGAAAATCCCGCTGCAAAACGCTAGGCGCAACGACTCCCGGCGCAATCAAGCCAGGCAACGAATAAACCGCCAATAGATTATAAATGTTGGAACCGATGACATTACCGACGGCAAGATCGTCTTCCTTCTTGATGACACTGGCAATTGAAGCCGCCAATTCCGGCAAACTGGTGCCTAACGCGACAATGGTCAAGCCGATCACCAAATCGCTGACGTCGAAGGCCTCGGCGATGTTGACCGCTGCCCATACCAACAAACGCGAACTGAGCAACAAGCCGGCGAGACCGATAACAAAAAACAACCAGGCTTTCCAACTTGCCATTTTCGCCGGCAATTCCGCGGTTAATTCTTCCT
Proteins encoded in this region:
- the kdsC gene encoding 3-deoxy-manno-octulosonate-8-phosphatase KdsC, which translates into the protein MNFVCPQILAKAKQVKLLILDVDGVLTDGRLFFDDQGREYKCFHARDGHGIKLLRQSGVEVAVISGRKSNSVALRMKNLGIEHVYQGHEDKIAAFHEVLAKTGVSAGQAAHVGDDLLDLPIMIRVGFAVAVNDANFAVKQHADWCTETNGGLGAVREVCDLIMQAQDSFRAVLQRYLA
- a CDS encoding calcium/sodium antiporter; translated protein: MLINFVALLGGLIVLVIAADMFVNGTASIARNLGVSPLLIGLTIVGLGTSAPEILVSAIASLQGNSGLAVGNALGSNIANIGLILGCTALISPLAFHSDLLKRELPILLLISVMCFLLSFDGVSRADSVLMLLALALFIFWLIHVGQKQHNGADEFEEELTAELPAKMASWKAWLFFVIGLAGLLLSSRLLVWAAVNIAEAFDVSDLVIGLTIVALGTSLPELAASIASVIKKEDDLAVGNVIGSNIYNLLAVYSLPGLIAPGVVAPSVLQRDFPVMLGFTGILFLLGFGLNQSGRINRLEGALLLLAYCAYQFIVYQSATAML
- a CDS encoding KpsF/GutQ family sugar-phosphate isomerase, whose product is MKQNDQDIMTLALAVINVEREAVEALAERIDADFVKACHLMLACKGRVVVTGMGKSGHIAGKVAATLASTGTPAFFVHPGEAGHGDLGMITAQDVVLALSNSGETEEITTILPIIKRLGVPLIAMTGNPGSTLANLASAHVNVAVRQEACPLGLAPTASTTAALVMGDALAVSLLQTRGFTRDDFALSHPGGSLGKRLLMRVSDLMHRGSEVPRVGKGALVSTVLLEMTGKKMGMTAVVDDESRVSGIFTDGDLRRMLEKNLDVHRTPITEVMTASCTTIGDDILAAEAMQIMQQKKINALLVVDRQQKLIGALNMHDLLRAGIV